A single window of Microscilla marina ATCC 23134 DNA harbors:
- the mutL gene encoding DNA mismatch repair endonuclease MutL: MEDIIQLLPDSIANQIAAGEVVQRPASVVKELMENAIDAKSRNVKVIIKDAGKILIQVVDDGCGMSETDARLSFERHATSKIRSSDDLFSIYTMGFRGEALASIAAVAEVELKTKREQDELGVFLCMAASQLKTQEANACQHGTSIAVKNLFFNVPARKNFLKSNAVEMRHILDQFHRIALAYPEVNFSLYHNDTEVYNLYAGKMVNRITAIFGKNYRDKLAFCQEDTPLIKIKGYIGKPENAKKTRGDQFFFVNNRYIRHGYLHHAVMGAFEGLIASDMHPFYVLFIDIDPVHIDINVHPTKTEIKFDDERTIYAIIQAAVKKSLGSHNLTPTLDFQTNVNLDPTLPQRQQFPNSDTSAFESGGEKGGSSSSSGYTSSRPYEKSPQEKRNLSNWQKIYEGLEKKAIEENSPDTFDFDKELKGETSEQTLTFESNANNLGKQPREEGKGLEAKPSGERPSFQVNNQYIITPVRSGLMMIDQQAAHERVLYDKFVVSLKNDNGTAQQLLFPTTVSLQPADFQLVLEIETEIRNLGFIFELLPDNRLEIRGVPADITNENEQELFEGFIEQFKNYQATLKVERETLLARSLAKRSAIRTGAKLTAIEMNLLVDQLFASSNPNYTPDGRPTLVMLPLDKMKDFFEKPDFLWET, from the coding sequence ATGGAAGATATCATTCAATTATTGCCCGACTCTATAGCCAACCAAATAGCTGCCGGAGAGGTAGTGCAACGCCCTGCATCGGTAGTCAAAGAACTCATGGAAAATGCTATAGATGCCAAGAGCCGCAATGTAAAAGTGATTATCAAAGATGCGGGCAAAATTTTGATCCAAGTGGTAGACGATGGCTGTGGTATGTCAGAAACCGATGCTCGTTTGAGTTTTGAAAGGCACGCTACTTCAAAGATACGCTCTTCCGACGATTTGTTCTCTATATACACGATGGGGTTTCGGGGCGAAGCCCTTGCCTCTATAGCGGCAGTGGCCGAGGTAGAGCTCAAAACCAAGCGTGAACAAGACGAGTTAGGAGTGTTTTTGTGTATGGCAGCTTCTCAGCTCAAGACCCAGGAAGCCAACGCTTGCCAACATGGAACCTCGATAGCTGTAAAAAACCTGTTCTTTAATGTGCCTGCCCGCAAAAATTTTTTGAAGTCAAACGCAGTAGAAATGCGTCATATATTAGACCAGTTTCACCGCATTGCCCTGGCTTATCCTGAGGTTAATTTTTCTCTGTATCACAACGATACTGAAGTGTATAACCTCTATGCGGGTAAAATGGTCAACCGCATTACTGCCATCTTTGGCAAAAACTACCGCGATAAACTCGCTTTTTGCCAGGAAGATACCCCATTGATTAAGATAAAAGGGTATATAGGCAAACCCGAAAATGCCAAAAAAACCAGGGGAGATCAGTTCTTCTTTGTCAACAACCGTTACATACGCCACGGCTACCTGCACCACGCAGTCATGGGCGCCTTTGAAGGGTTGATTGCCTCAGACATGCATCCGTTTTATGTATTGTTTATAGACATAGACCCTGTGCATATTGATATAAATGTGCATCCCACCAAAACCGAGATCAAGTTTGATGATGAACGTACCATATACGCCATTATTCAGGCGGCTGTAAAAAAATCGTTAGGAAGCCATAACTTGACGCCTACGCTTGATTTTCAGACCAACGTAAACCTTGATCCTACTTTGCCGCAAAGACAACAATTCCCCAACTCAGATACTTCGGCTTTTGAAAGTGGTGGTGAAAAGGGAGGCAGTTCTTCATCAAGTGGTTATACTTCGTCGAGACCATACGAAAAAAGTCCACAGGAAAAAAGAAACCTGTCAAACTGGCAGAAAATATACGAAGGGTTGGAAAAAAAGGCAATAGAAGAGAACTCACCTGACACTTTTGACTTTGACAAAGAGTTAAAAGGAGAAACCTCTGAACAAACCCTCACTTTTGAAAGTAATGCAAACAATTTGGGCAAGCAACCCAGAGAAGAAGGAAAGGGGTTGGAAGCCAAACCTTCGGGCGAACGTCCAAGCTTTCAGGTGAATAATCAGTACATTATTACCCCAGTACGCTCTGGGCTGATGATGATAGACCAACAGGCTGCCCACGAAAGAGTATTGTATGACAAGTTTGTAGTCTCTCTCAAAAATGATAATGGAACAGCCCAACAATTGCTCTTTCCTACCACCGTATCGTTGCAACCTGCCGATTTCCAATTGGTATTGGAAATAGAAACCGAAATTCGTAATTTAGGCTTTATATTTGAACTTTTGCCAGACAACCGCCTCGAAATAAGAGGAGTTCCGGCGGATATAACCAATGAGAATGAACAAGAGCTGTTCGAAGGATTTATTGAGCAGTTTAAAAACTACCAGGCAACCCTCAAAGTGGAACGTGAAACACTACTGGCGCGTTCGTTGGCAAAACGATCAGCCATTAGAACAGGAGCTAAATTGACGGCTATAGAGATGAATTTACTGGTTGATCAGTTGTTTGCCTCTTCTAACCCCAACTACACTCCTGATGGTCGCCCCACACTTGTAATGTTGCCCTTGGATAAGATGAAAGATTTTTTTGAAAAACCAGATTTTTTATGGGAAACTTAA
- a CDS encoding YtxH domain-containing protein has protein sequence MSSKSWLGFVTGVAIGATAALLLAPHKGKDTRRRIKTKAKDLGVNIDKVESKVDVGIDKVSELAHAAMDSLGNYTTRKAQKKDEDEKEA, from the coding sequence ATGAGCAGTAAATCTTGGCTAGGGTTTGTAACAGGAGTTGCTATAGGCGCAACTGCCGCACTTTTACTGGCACCCCATAAAGGTAAAGACACCCGTAGACGCATTAAAACCAAAGCAAAAGACTTAGGGGTAAACATAGACAAAGTAGAGAGCAAAGTAGATGTAGGCATTGATAAAGTGAGTGAGTTGGCACACGCTGCCATGGATAGTCTGGGAAATTACACTACCAGAAAAGCTCAAAAAAAGGATGAGGATGAGAAAGAGGCTTAA
- a CDS encoding Hsp20/alpha crystallin family protein, whose protein sequence is MSLIKWNRDQFLPDFTNVLNELFDDDFFSKGKYMPAVNIKDNTDDYHIEVAAPGLDKGDFKISLDDDVLTISSEKKSEHVENSEESQGDKPTYTRREFSYQSFSRSFTLPKSVKHDDISANYNNGVLSIVVPKEEASKEGEVKTIDIS, encoded by the coding sequence ATGTCATTGATTAAATGGAACAGAGATCAATTTTTACCAGATTTTACCAACGTATTAAACGAATTATTCGACGATGATTTTTTTAGCAAAGGCAAGTATATGCCTGCGGTAAACATTAAAGACAACACTGACGATTATCATATCGAAGTGGCCGCTCCTGGTTTGGACAAGGGTGACTTTAAGATTTCGTTGGATGACGATGTATTGACGATTTCATCAGAGAAAAAATCTGAGCACGTAGAAAACTCAGAAGAATCCCAAGGCGACAAACCTACATATACTCGCCGTGAGTTTAGCTACCAATCATTTAGTCGTTCGTTTACTTTGCCTAAAAGTGTGAAACACGACGATATTTCGGCAAATTATAACAACGGGGTATTAAGCATTGTAGTACCCAAAGAGGAAGCCTCTAAAGAAGGAGAGGTCAAAACTATTGATATTTCATAA
- a CDS encoding Do family serine endopeptidase, which yields MNKRNFLYLLLVAVLASGVTLGVYKLAGFDRSEIVLQEAGNGENGAVVRFAKGGNAGTPVDFTLAASMSTPMVVHIVATQKTNQRASRGRQVPDIFREFFGEGGGGSFRRRNQPSRSSGSGVIVSKDGYIVTNNHVIDNAREVDVILNNKKTYKATVIGTDPSTDLALVKINAKNLPSIVLGNSDNVKVGQWVLAVGNPFNLESTVTAGIVSAKGRNLNMLQRGQRGRISPIESFIQTDAAVNPGNSGGALINTKGELIGINTAIATPTGTFAGYSFAVPVNIVKKIIKDLVEFGTVQRAYLGVYFRELNGELAKQLKLDITEGTHIDSLVVGGSAEQSGVKKGDVIVDIEGKKIKGSSDLLEAIGRKRPGDKVRIKVSRNGKIKEVTIKLKNRDGNSDLVTKKKATSFRTLGAEFAELTDAEKQRYDISGGVKVSKMFAGTLRSMTDMQEGFIITEVNGKKVSSISDLKSALSSSNSSMVTLGGVYPNDPGQRYYAFKNK from the coding sequence ATGAATAAAAGAAATTTTTTGTATCTGCTATTAGTAGCAGTCTTGGCAAGTGGAGTTACGTTAGGAGTGTATAAACTTGCTGGGTTTGATCGAAGCGAGATTGTTTTGCAAGAAGCAGGCAATGGTGAAAATGGTGCAGTTGTTCGTTTTGCCAAGGGAGGCAACGCTGGAACACCCGTTGATTTTACTCTAGCTGCGTCAATGAGTACTCCTATGGTAGTGCATATAGTAGCTACCCAAAAGACCAATCAACGTGCTAGTCGTGGGCGTCAGGTACCAGATATTTTTCGCGAATTTTTTGGCGAAGGCGGAGGTGGTTCATTTCGTCGTCGTAATCAACCTTCCCGTTCTTCGGGGTCTGGGGTGATTGTATCAAAAGATGGATACATTGTGACAAACAACCACGTAATAGACAATGCCCGTGAGGTAGATGTGATTTTGAACAACAAAAAAACTTACAAAGCTACAGTGATAGGCACTGACCCATCTACAGATTTGGCTTTGGTAAAAATAAATGCCAAAAATCTGCCTTCTATAGTATTGGGCAACTCAGACAATGTAAAAGTAGGGCAGTGGGTACTTGCCGTAGGTAACCCTTTTAACCTGGAATCGACTGTAACTGCAGGAATTGTAAGTGCTAAAGGTAGAAACCTAAATATGTTACAGCGAGGGCAACGCGGTAGAATAAGCCCTATTGAGTCGTTTATTCAGACCGACGCTGCGGTAAACCCTGGAAACAGTGGGGGCGCCTTGATTAATACCAAAGGTGAATTGATTGGGATAAACACTGCCATAGCTACACCTACTGGTACTTTTGCCGGGTACTCGTTTGCAGTGCCTGTAAATATTGTCAAAAAAATTATCAAAGACCTGGTAGAGTTTGGTACAGTACAACGTGCTTATTTAGGGGTGTATTTCCGTGAGTTGAACGGTGAATTGGCAAAACAGTTAAAGTTAGACATTACCGAAGGAACCCATATAGATAGTTTGGTAGTGGGTGGCTCGGCTGAACAAAGCGGAGTGAAAAAAGGAGATGTGATTGTAGACATCGAAGGTAAAAAAATCAAAGGCTCATCTGATCTGTTGGAAGCCATTGGACGTAAGCGTCCAGGCGATAAAGTACGCATAAAAGTAAGCCGCAACGGTAAAATCAAAGAAGTGACTATTAAATTGAAAAACCGTGATGGCAACAGCGATTTGGTAACCAAAAAGAAAGCAACTTCTTTCCGCACCCTGGGAGCTGAGTTTGCCGAGCTTACCGATGCCGAAAAGCAGCGGTATGATATAAGTGGAGGAGTGAAAGTAAGCAAAATGTTTGCGGGTACCTTACGTAGCATGACCGATATGCAAGAAGGTTTTATCATTACCGAGGTGAACGGTAAAAAAGTAAGCTCAATAAGCGACTTGAAATCGGCTTTGAGTAGCTCTAATAGCAGCATGGTGACGCTAGGTGGGGTTTATCCTAATGACCCAGGGCAACGCTACTATGCCTTTAAGAACAAATAA
- a CDS encoding rhomboid family intramembrane serine protease, with amino-acid sequence MGNLTPIVRGLLIINVFVFFADSFISKDALSIYGTLWYVEFPEFKPWQLLTHMFLHADFFHLLGNMMGLFFFGPWLEQNWGARNFFIFYFACGFGGAAFQMVSFNQTYSDIHPKIEASQKEIKTHHKAILYVKKNPTPKAYAEYLKKYSPEIYKKEQDFLKSAFAAWNTSLELEKKDTSNLDEAAKQVLLKQKSFKEHFVTQIKRGASNREKEFKQQYSKMSDKYTWWRSQGYGLKMLGASGAIFGILIAFALFFPNVKMMLLFFPVPIKAKYFVAIYMVFTLYAAGGGNVGMANVAHLAHLGGAIVGFILARFWLWKYKYN; translated from the coding sequence ATGGGAAACTTAACGCCTATAGTAAGAGGCTTGCTAATAATTAATGTATTTGTATTTTTTGCTGACTCGTTCATCAGTAAAGATGCTTTAAGTATATATGGAACGTTGTGGTATGTCGAGTTTCCAGAATTCAAACCTTGGCAATTACTCACCCACATGTTTTTACATGCCGACTTTTTTCACCTGTTGGGCAACATGATGGGGCTTTTCTTTTTTGGCCCTTGGTTAGAACAGAATTGGGGAGCACGTAATTTCTTTATTTTTTACTTTGCTTGTGGTTTTGGTGGAGCTGCTTTTCAAATGGTTTCATTTAATCAAACCTATTCAGATATACATCCGAAAATAGAAGCGTCTCAAAAAGAGATTAAAACCCACCATAAGGCGATTTTGTATGTTAAGAAAAATCCTACACCAAAAGCCTATGCAGAATATTTGAAAAAATATTCACCAGAAATTTATAAAAAAGAGCAAGACTTCTTAAAGAGTGCTTTTGCAGCTTGGAACACTTCTCTAGAGCTTGAAAAAAAGGATACATCCAATTTAGATGAAGCAGCAAAACAAGTTTTGTTGAAACAGAAATCTTTTAAAGAACATTTTGTAACCCAAATTAAAAGGGGAGCTAGTAATAGAGAGAAGGAATTTAAGCAACAGTACTCCAAAATGTCAGATAAATATACTTGGTGGAGGTCGCAAGGTTACGGTTTGAAAATGTTAGGAGCCTCAGGTGCCATCTTCGGTATTTTGATAGCTTTTGCTTTGTTCTTCCCGAATGTGAAAATGATGCTGTTGTTTTTCCCGGTGCCCATCAAAGCCAAGTATTTTGTGGCAATATATATGGTTTTCACCCTTTATGCAGCAGGAGGTGGCAATGTAGGGATGGCAAACGTGGCACACCTTGCACACTTAGGCGGGGCAATTGTTGGCTTTATCCTGGCCAGGTTTTGGTTATGGAAATATAAATATAACTAA
- a CDS encoding OmpA family protein produces the protein MNPTYTIVSWVLGFVSLSLAPTAQNLVPNPGFEEFKSCPATFGEISQLKHWESYHYTPDFFHACATKPQVKTPKNFFGIQKPASGKGYVGLTAFHAKAPHEVIGVKLLKPLKKGVRYEASIKVSLAEKYSKYAINKLGLLFTNEPKKAYNAHKMHVKAVGMIKETNKWVNIGGVFTPDKDYAYMMIGNFFDWEYTDRLMVHPSIEFNAAYYYIDDVYVAKQGTRLSFSSIISVETGEVYRLDNVSFDFNKATFRPFSKVELDKLVKLLKQYPAIVILITGHTDNIGTDTKNFDLSQRRAQTVANYLLTKGGVDPDRIRTEGMGETQPVMSNNTNTGRALNRRVEFRVLKK, from the coding sequence ATGAATCCTACCTATACGATTGTTAGTTGGGTGTTGGGGTTTGTAAGCTTGTCTTTGGCACCTACAGCACAAAACCTGGTGCCCAACCCAGGGTTTGAAGAGTTCAAAAGTTGCCCTGCCACCTTTGGAGAAATAAGCCAGCTTAAGCACTGGGAAAGCTACCACTACACGCCTGATTTTTTTCACGCCTGTGCCACCAAACCTCAGGTCAAAACGCCTAAGAACTTTTTTGGGATTCAAAAGCCAGCCAGTGGCAAGGGGTATGTTGGTCTTACTGCTTTTCATGCCAAAGCACCTCATGAAGTGATTGGCGTAAAATTATTAAAACCTTTAAAAAAAGGAGTAAGGTATGAAGCCAGCATAAAAGTGTCGTTAGCAGAGAAGTACTCAAAGTATGCTATAAATAAGTTAGGCCTTCTGTTTACCAATGAGCCCAAAAAAGCATATAATGCGCATAAAATGCACGTAAAGGCGGTAGGTATGATCAAAGAAACCAACAAGTGGGTTAACATTGGTGGAGTGTTTACCCCAGATAAAGACTATGCTTATATGATGATTGGTAATTTTTTTGACTGGGAATATACCGATCGTTTGATGGTACACCCCAGTATCGAGTTTAATGCAGCTTATTATTATATAGACGATGTATATGTGGCAAAACAAGGGACACGCTTGAGTTTTTCATCAATTATCAGTGTCGAGACAGGAGAAGTATATCGTTTAGACAATGTGTCATTTGACTTTAACAAAGCCACGTTTAGACCTTTTTCTAAGGTTGAACTGGATAAGTTGGTAAAATTGCTGAAACAATACCCTGCAATAGTTATTTTAATAACTGGGCATACTGATAACATAGGTACAGATACCAAAAATTTTGACTTGTCGCAACGTAGGGCACAAACAGTGGCCAATTACTTGCTTACTAAAGGAGGAGTTGATCCAGACAGGATAAGGACAGAAGGGATGGGCGAAACTCAACCTGTGATGTCTAATAATACCAATACAGGGAGGGCGCTTAACCGAAGAGTAGAGTTTCGGGTATTGAAAAAATAA
- a CDS encoding RidA family protein, protein MSETKDIRNSSKAPEPVGLYPHARKVGNLLFLSGVGPRERGTKKIPGVELDDEGNIISYDIAAQCHSVFQNVRYILEDSGSSWDQLVDVTVFLTNMKDDFKTYNKIYAEYFKDNQPCRTTVEINCLPTPIGIELKCMATVK, encoded by the coding sequence ATGAGCGAAACTAAAGATATAAGAAATTCAAGCAAAGCCCCCGAACCAGTAGGCTTGTATCCACATGCCCGTAAAGTAGGCAATCTATTGTTTTTGTCAGGTGTAGGTCCCCGCGAACGTGGCACCAAAAAAATACCAGGAGTAGAACTAGACGATGAGGGTAACATCATTTCTTATGACATTGCAGCACAGTGCCATTCGGTTTTTCAGAATGTACGCTATATCCTGGAAGATTCGGGTTCAAGCTGGGATCAGTTGGTAGACGTAACGGTGTTTTTGACCAATATGAAAGACGATTTTAAAACCTATAATAAAATTTACGCAGAATACTTCAAAGACAACCAACCTTGCCGCACTACAGTAGAAATCAATTGTTTGCCCACCCCCATAGGCATAGAGCTTAAGTGCATGGCTACAGTAAAGTAA
- a CDS encoding aldehyde dehydrogenase, which produces MQKLQNYINGELVEPISGRYIDNYDPAIGEVYSLIPDSNEEDVQQAVAAAQAAFEGWSLMPAEQRSRIMLRISALIEDNLDRLAKAESVDNGKPVSLATQVDIPRAAKNFWFYATGLGHYSSQAHAMENAAINYTLRHPLGVVGCISPWNLPLYLFSWKIAPALAAGNCVVAKPSEITPMTAYLLSEICQQAGLPKGVLNIIHGYGHKAGAAIVSHPQVKAISFTGGTKTGEAIAREAAPKFKKLSLELGGKNPNIIFADCNYEQMLETTLRSSFANQGQICLCGSRIFVEKSLYEKFKKDFVARVKDMCIGDPAVDGTHIGAVVSEPHMNKILSYIELAQQEGGTLLTGGKRHQLQGRCANGYFVEPTVVEGLSYDCRVNQEEIFGPVVTIMPFETEEEVLKYANSVQYGLSSTVWTESLNRATRLAQQIEAGIVWVNCWLLRDLRTPFGGVKASGVGREGGFDAMEFFTEPKNVCIKIN; this is translated from the coding sequence ATGCAAAAACTACAAAACTACATCAATGGAGAGTTGGTGGAGCCTATATCGGGGCGATATATAGATAATTACGATCCAGCAATTGGCGAGGTATATTCATTGATTCCTGACTCAAACGAAGAAGATGTGCAACAAGCAGTGGCTGCAGCCCAGGCGGCTTTTGAGGGGTGGTCGCTGATGCCCGCCGAGCAACGTTCGCGTATTATGCTGCGCATTTCAGCACTGATCGAAGATAACCTTGACCGTTTAGCAAAAGCCGAGTCGGTAGACAATGGCAAACCAGTAAGTCTCGCTACTCAAGTAGACATTCCGAGGGCTGCCAAAAACTTTTGGTTTTACGCTACAGGTTTGGGGCATTACTCCTCGCAGGCACATGCCATGGAAAATGCTGCCATCAACTATACATTGAGGCACCCACTGGGAGTGGTGGGCTGTATCTCACCCTGGAATTTACCTCTGTATTTATTTAGTTGGAAAATAGCCCCTGCGCTGGCCGCAGGTAATTGTGTGGTAGCCAAACCTTCTGAAATAACCCCAATGACTGCCTATTTACTGTCAGAAATTTGCCAACAGGCAGGCTTGCCCAAAGGGGTGCTCAATATCATACATGGTTATGGACACAAAGCAGGGGCTGCCATTGTCAGTCATCCCCAAGTAAAGGCCATATCATTTACTGGTGGCACCAAAACCGGGGAAGCCATTGCCCGCGAAGCCGCCCCTAAGTTTAAGAAACTTTCGTTGGAGTTGGGGGGTAAAAACCCTAATATTATTTTTGCCGATTGTAACTACGAGCAAATGCTAGAGACAACTTTGCGTTCATCGTTTGCCAATCAAGGGCAGATTTGCTTGTGTGGTTCACGTATTTTTGTGGAAAAATCATTGTATGAAAAGTTCAAAAAAGATTTTGTAGCACGTGTAAAAGATATGTGTATTGGCGACCCTGCTGTAGACGGTACCCACATTGGGGCAGTAGTGTCTGAACCCCACATGAACAAAATCTTGTCTTATATAGAACTTGCCCAACAAGAAGGGGGGACTCTGTTGACAGGAGGCAAACGTCATCAATTGCAAGGGCGTTGTGCCAATGGTTATTTTGTAGAACCTACGGTAGTAGAGGGCTTGAGCTATGACTGTAGGGTAAACCAAGAAGAAATTTTTGGCCCAGTAGTCACTATTATGCCTTTCGAGACAGAAGAAGAAGTGCTTAAGTATGCCAATAGTGTGCAATATGGTTTATCCTCTACAGTATGGACCGAAAGCCTGAATCGGGCTACTCGCCTGGCACAACAAATAGAGGCAGGGATTGTATGGGTAAACTGTTGGTTATTGCGTGACTTACGTACCCCGTTTGGTGGCGTAAAAGCTTCTGGAGTGGGGCGTGAGGGTGGCTTTGACGCAATGGAATTTTTTACTGAGCCCAAAAATGTGTGTATAAAAATAAACTAA
- a CDS encoding rhomboid family intramembrane serine protease yields MLNDLKNAFRKPNNALTQIIIINVIGWVAINLIYVISPSFFKTFSKFLFVSGSLTELMFHPWTVLTYAFSHHDLLHIVFNMLTLYWFGMLVSEYLNSKRLISLYVLGALAGAVSYILIYNFFPGAKTGMGGTMLGASGAVFAVVVGAATLMPNYSFHLIFIGPVRIKYIAALLVLLSVFQLRGMNAGGQVAHLGGALMGYLFVVSLNRGTDLGGWIHYIIDGFTGLFRKKSKMKVTYRSKVAANAGTNYANANRNSVNAGNGTPDQAEIDAILDKISESGYESLSKEEKQQLFNASKKEK; encoded by the coding sequence ATGTTAAACGACCTTAAAAATGCTTTTCGTAAACCCAATAATGCCCTGACGCAGATTATTATTATTAATGTGATTGGGTGGGTAGCTATCAATCTTATTTATGTAATTAGCCCGTCATTTTTCAAAACTTTCAGCAAGTTTTTATTCGTGTCTGGGTCACTGACTGAGCTGATGTTTCACCCTTGGACGGTGCTTACCTATGCGTTTTCTCACCATGACTTGCTACATATTGTATTCAATATGTTGACACTTTACTGGTTTGGGATGTTGGTATCTGAGTATTTGAACAGTAAGCGACTTATTTCCCTGTATGTATTGGGTGCTTTGGCGGGTGCAGTATCTTATATATTGATTTACAATTTCTTCCCTGGAGCAAAAACAGGGATGGGAGGCACAATGCTAGGAGCCTCAGGAGCTGTGTTTGCGGTAGTAGTAGGGGCAGCTACATTAATGCCTAACTACTCTTTTCACCTTATTTTTATAGGACCTGTAAGAATCAAATACATTGCAGCTTTATTGGTATTGTTGTCGGTGTTTCAACTAAGAGGCATGAATGCAGGTGGGCAAGTGGCTCATTTAGGCGGTGCTTTGATGGGATACTTGTTTGTAGTTTCATTGAATCGTGGTACAGACTTAGGTGGTTGGATTCACTACATTATAGATGGCTTTACTGGTTTGTTTCGAAAGAAGTCTAAAATGAAAGTGACTTATCGCAGCAAAGTAGCCGCCAACGCCGGAACAAACTATGCCAATGCCAATCGTAACTCGGTAAACGCAGGCAATGGCACTCCTGATCAGGCAGAGATTGACGCCATACTAGATAAGATTTCTGAGTCGGGGTATGAGAGTTTGTCCAAAGAAGAAAAGCAACAACTTTTTAACGCAAGTAAAAAAGAAAAATAA
- the lepA gene encoding translation elongation factor 4 → MKQENIRNFCIIAHIDHGKSTLADRLLEYTQTVSGRNMQAQVLDNMDLERERGITIKSHAIQMTFHFEGEDYTLNLIDTPGHVDFSYEVSRSIMACEGALLIVDSSQGIEAQTISNLYLAIGNDLEIIPVLNKIDLPHSMPEEVSDEIIDLIGCEREEIIPASGKEGTGVDKILEAIIKKVPPPKGDKEKELQALIFDSEFNPFRGVEVIFRVVNGTINKGDKVKFMATGKEYLADEIGVLKLDQEPRKMIEAGDVGYLISGIKQAKEVKVGDTITHVNKPSESPIAGFEDVKPMVFAGIYPVETSEFEDLREAMEKLQLNDAALVWEPETSAALGFGFRCGFLGMLHMEIIQERLEREFDMTVITTVPSVQFKAHLKKGEPVDVQAPAEMPEPITIDHVEEPFVKAQIITKSDFVGPVISLCIDKRGILKNQNYLTSDRVEMTFELPLAEIVFDFFDRLKTISRGYASLDYELIGFQQSNMVKLDILLNGEKVDALSAIVHRDKAYDWGKRLCEKLRELLPRQMFEIAIQAAIGAKIIARETVKAMRKNVTAKCYGGDITRKRKLLEKQKKGKKRMRQVGRVEIPQEAFMAVLKLDQ, encoded by the coding sequence ATGAAACAAGAAAATATTAGAAACTTTTGCATCATTGCCCACATTGACCACGGAAAAAGTACTTTGGCAGATCGGCTGCTAGAATACACCCAAACTGTGTCGGGACGCAATATGCAAGCTCAGGTATTAGATAATATGGATCTGGAGCGTGAGCGAGGCATTACTATCAAAAGCCACGCAATTCAGATGACATTCCACTTTGAAGGCGAAGATTATACCCTCAACCTGATTGACACCCCTGGACACGTAGACTTTTCTTATGAAGTTTCGCGCTCTATTATGGCATGCGAAGGAGCCCTTTTGATTGTAGACTCGTCGCAAGGGATAGAAGCCCAAACTATTTCTAACCTGTATCTTGCCATTGGCAACGACCTGGAGATTATTCCAGTATTGAACAAGATTGACTTGCCTCACTCTATGCCCGAAGAGGTTTCTGACGAAATTATTGATCTAATTGGCTGCGAACGCGAGGAGATTATTCCAGCAAGTGGTAAAGAAGGGACTGGGGTAGATAAGATTCTGGAAGCCATTATAAAAAAAGTACCCCCACCCAAAGGTGACAAAGAAAAAGAGCTACAGGCATTGATTTTTGACTCTGAGTTTAATCCTTTTCGTGGTGTAGAAGTAATATTTAGGGTAGTAAATGGCACGATCAACAAAGGAGATAAGGTAAAGTTTATGGCAACGGGCAAAGAATACCTTGCTGATGAAATTGGTGTGCTCAAACTCGACCAGGAACCTCGTAAAATGATAGAAGCAGGCGATGTAGGGTACCTTATCTCAGGAATTAAACAAGCCAAAGAAGTAAAAGTAGGAGATACCATTACCCATGTAAACAAACCCAGTGAATCACCTATTGCAGGTTTTGAAGATGTAAAACCTATGGTATTTGCGGGTATTTATCCAGTAGAAACCTCTGAGTTTGAAGACTTGCGCGAGGCTATGGAAAAGTTGCAACTCAATGATGCTGCTTTGGTGTGGGAACCCGAAACATCGGCAGCCTTGGGCTTTGGTTTCCGTTGTGGTTTTTTGGGTATGTTACACATGGAGATCATTCAGGAACGCCTGGAACGTGAGTTTGATATGACCGTAATTACTACTGTGCCTTCGGTACAGTTCAAAGCCCACCTCAAAAAGGGAGAACCAGTAGATGTTCAAGCACCTGCTGAAATGCCCGAACCAATTACTATAGACCATGTAGAAGAACCTTTTGTAAAGGCGCAAATTATCACCAAATCTGATTTCGTAGGACCAGTGATTAGTTTGTGTATAGACAAACGTGGAATTCTAAAAAACCAAAACTACCTGACCTCCGACCGGGTAGAGATGACTTTTGAACTGCCACTTGCTGAGATTGTGTTTGATTTCTTTGACCGTTTGAAGACTATCTCAAGAGGGTATGCATCGCTCGATTATGAGTTGATAGGATTTCAGCAGTCTAATATGGTAAAACTCGATATCTTGCTCAATGGTGAGAAAGTAGATGCGCTGTCGGCAATTGTGCACCGTGACAAGGCGTATGACTGGGGCAAGCGCTTGTGCGAAAAACTACGCGAACTACTGCCACGCCAAATGTTTGAGATTGCTATTCAAGCAGCCATTGGAGCAAAAATTATTGCCCGTGAAACTGTCAAAGCAATGCGTAAAAATGTAACTGCCAAGTGTTATGGTGGCGACATTACCCGTAAGCGTAAGTTGTTGGAAAAGCAGAAAAAAGGAAAGAAACGTATGCGCCAGGTAGGTAGGGTAGAGATCCCTCAGGAAGCTTTTATGGCAGTACTTAAACTTGACCAATAA